A stretch of Aerococcaceae bacterium zg-252 DNA encodes these proteins:
- a CDS encoding ABC transporter ATP-binding protein, translating to MMRVFIKRYRKQNICVLFLTFVMTLIQTISAVIHTISTDSLIQGDVKRFVGWNLISLMMWGLLFIINYFASAYEEKVIQLISSDIREHIVNKLAITSFQNVKMNNDGTYISWLNNDIQQIEMNGIRQYYALWGNVFSVGLSIVALVSYHYSLVLATFLLMGLMMKFPSLFEQKMNRSTEHLAAANETFLSKIQDMISGYDIFYSFNIFTHMKRNIQKASYSLMNEKVQYVKTTKYAEGFIGFVNIFSQVGIVTVTGILAFFNVVTLGALSSTGSLASAIFNSVSQGSQNLMMFKTVEVYFDKYQEFEPKQAENNREISFTTAIELKNIHYAIAGKTILKDINFTFEKGKKYVVLGDSGSGKSTLLNIISGRIHDFDGSILVDNRRIADAKNLRNIIGYIAQQPHIFNATLNHNISLWRHLDLGVINTIASKLQLDSFATLDMMIEENGKNLSDGQKQRIAFARMLLNQHKVYLLDESTANLDKESAIMIENILLNDKDATVIMVTHHLYEENKDKFDDVLYL from the coding sequence ATGATGCGAGTATTCATAAAACGTTACCGAAAACAGAATATCTGTGTTTTATTTCTAACCTTTGTGATGACATTAATACAAACTATTTCAGCAGTTATTCACACTATTTCTACGGATTCCTTGATACAAGGTGATGTGAAACGCTTTGTCGGTTGGAATTTAATCAGCTTAATGATGTGGGGGCTACTTTTTATCATTAATTATTTTGCGTCTGCCTATGAGGAAAAAGTCATTCAGTTAATTAGTAGTGATATTAGGGAGCATATTGTCAATAAGCTGGCAATCACATCGTTTCAAAATGTTAAAATGAATAATGACGGTACATATATATCTTGGCTAAATAATGATATTCAACAGATAGAGATGAATGGAATCAGACAATATTATGCTTTATGGGGGAATGTATTTTCAGTGGGATTATCAATTGTGGCACTTGTTTCCTATCATTATTCATTGGTGCTCGCGACATTTTTATTAATGGGACTTATGATGAAGTTTCCGTCATTGTTTGAGCAAAAAATGAATCGTTCGACAGAACACTTAGCTGCTGCGAATGAAACCTTTTTATCAAAGATTCAAGATATGATTTCTGGTTATGATATTTTTTATAGTTTTAATATTTTTACTCATATGAAACGTAATATTCAAAAGGCATCTTATAGCTTGATGAATGAGAAAGTCCAATATGTTAAAACAACAAAGTATGCTGAGGGATTTATTGGGTTTGTTAATATCTTTAGTCAAGTTGGTATTGTAACAGTAACTGGTATACTAGCTTTTTTTAATGTTGTAACACTCGGTGCGTTAAGTTCTACGGGTAGTTTAGCATCGGCAATATTTAATAGTGTGTCGCAAGGTAGTCAAAATCTCATGATGTTTAAAACAGTAGAAGTCTACTTTGATAAATATCAAGAATTTGAGCCTAAGCAAGCGGAGAATAATCGAGAAATTTCCTTTACAACAGCCATTGAACTTAAGAATATTCATTATGCGATTGCGGGGAAAACAATTCTTAAGGATATAAACTTTACGTTTGAAAAAGGTAAAAAGTATGTGGTATTAGGGGATAGCGGTTCAGGAAAATCAACGTTGTTAAATATTATTTCAGGGCGAATCCATGATTTTGACGGAAGTATTTTAGTAGATAATAGACGTATTGCAGATGCAAAAAATTTGCGTAATATCATCGGCTATATAGCACAACAACCACATATTTTTAATGCCACATTAAATCATAATATTTCATTGTGGCGTCATCTTGATTTAGGTGTTATCAATACGATAGCGTCTAAATTGCAACTCGATTCATTCGCAACATTGGATATGATGATTGAAGAAAACGGCAAGAATTTGTCAGATGGGCAGAAACAACGTATTGCATTTGCAAGAATGCTGCTTAATCAGCATAAAGTTTATTTGTTAGATGAAAGTACAGCAAATTTAGATAAAGAATCAGCGATTATGATTGAAAATATATTGTTGAATGATAAAGATGCGACGGTCATTATGGTGACACATCATTTGTATGAAGAAAATAAAGATAAATTTGATGATGTATTGTATTTATAA